tatataagatgcaataataaaagtaagaaaataatacaagtatctatctaaacatacaagtaagaatattttacctttcagaaagaagataagaataagaggctcaccacggtggtgccggcgatgagatcggcgcgagtgatcgacgacggtgaagacggggatggggcgtgacggaccgctaaacctagacaaatattgaggaaaatggagcttggaggtcgagcttggagaggagaaagcttaagtagtgtggctcgggcattccatcgaacaccttgtgtgcataggaggtgagctagagcaccaccaagccatCTCTCCCTcgacggccagaaaaaacagagcagtgtgctctgctcttaagcgagggggtatatataggcacctcattggtcccggttggtggtatgaaccgggactaaagggcagcctttggtcccggttcaagccaccaaccgggaccaatggtggtgggccaggagcgaggcccattggtcccggttcatcccatcaaccgggaccaaaaggtccagatgaaccaggaccaatggcccacgtggcccggccggcccccggggctcacgaaccgggtccaatgccttcatgggtcccggttctggactgaaccaggactaatgggctgacccggcctggatctttgcccccttttctactagtgaaggggCCAGAATTAGCGGGCGAAGAATTAGGGTTGTGTGGCGGCTAGGTTTTTTCCTAGTGAAAAGGCTTTATGCGACAAAATTTAACCTCTATGTGTTGAACTGTTGATTTTTTTAGTTTTCTCTTGCGGGATAATACTTGTATTACTCAAAATCAAGAATTAGTCAAGAATTTCATTTGGACCGGACCCAAGCCACACAACAGTTCGGCATTGCAATCTTCCAAAATTTGCGAGAAAGTGACTAGCGTAATTTTTTGTGCCACCAACATGAGTAATACAAGAAGTACGCTCGATCAAACTTTCTTTGATCTCCTTTATTAGAAAGGCATATTTTGATCTATTAGTATCTCTGCTTTGCTTGAATATTTCTCTTTGAACTTGGCTTTCTTTGAAATTAAATAAAGCAAGGCCTCTTGATCCAACCACGCGAACTGAAATTTACAACAAATGAGGTAAACTACAATAGTACCCACCCACACCGATCACATTCACATGTCCGCAACCTTGCTCGCTGGCCAGGTGATGGCGATGGGGCTAGTCACCGTGTGCTTGCGGTCGCTCCACTCGATTGACCCGAACGTGTGATTCCCCTTGACGCTCCTGAAGATTCGTTGCGCAAAGGTGATCACGTACTCTTGCGTCTTCTGCGTCGCGGTGAACCTCAGCGTCCGGGGGCTCACTGTGACGAGCACGCCGTCCGGGGCGGTGACCTTGGCCCTGTACGTAGCCCTGGCATCGCCGCCGACGTTGCGGACGACGCGGCGCTGCCTGACGACCGCCAGTTTGTTCGCGGTGAACACCACCGAGAAGGCCGGATAGTTGTGGTCGCCGACGGAGGAGCCCGCGCGCGTCGAGCAGTTGGTGGACGAGCCAAACACGGCGATCTGCTTGTCTGTGTAGCCCAGCGCGCACAGAAAGGTGATGTAGTCCTCCGTGCCGGCATCGTACACCAATCCCGGGTCGACCGCGCGGTTGGGATCGACGTGCCCGGCCCCTCGCGCGAATGGCGTGGACGCTTTGCCCGTGGACATGTCACCGATGACGCCGCCAGCGCTGTCAATGTTGTACGCGGTGGTCATCAGGGCCGACTTGATCATGGCGGGGCTCCACTCCGGCCTCGCTTGCCGGAGCAGCGCGGCGATGCCACTCACGTGCGGGCATGACATGGACGTGCCCGATATGATGTTGTACTTCACTCGCCTCGTGTCGCTGGCGAGCTCCGAGGGTGAGTTAGCCCCCGTCCAAGCGGCGAGGATGTCCACGCCTGGCGCGGTCACGTCCGGCTTGAAGATCTCCGCCGCGCGGGTGTTCGGGCCGCGGCTCGAGAAGGACGCCATTCTAGGGGAAGGAGGCGTCGGGCCGACCACGGTGCCACGGAACACGATCGTCGCAGTAGGCGATGTCTGCGCGCTTATGTACTTCTTGATCTTCTCGGCAGCGGCAAATGTGACAGCCGTGGCGGGGTGGACATAGGCGCTGGTCATGGCCTGCTCGCCATATGCTTCGGGGCTTCCGAAGATTGCTCCGGCACCACCAGCGAGCTTTACGGCTTGTTCTTTGGCAGCCCGGGCGTACACGCCAGGGTCGCAGAAGACGATCTTCCCGGCTACCATGGTGGCATTCAGCTTCCCTGCTTCGCATATTTTTGAGCCCACTTCCCCTGCGTGGACCAGTGGTATCTTGGTCGCGCCCAGCGGCTCGCCCGCGTAGAGAGAAGTACCAGTGTAGGTCTCGCCGTTGCCGAGAACGACGTCGGCCGGGAATTGGCGATTGAGGGTGGATGCGCCGACTGTCAAGAACCATGGCGCGACGTTCACGGCGGTGGACTCTTTGGGGCCGGAGTTTCCCGCGGAAGCCGAGACGACGATGCCCTTGCTGACGGCGTGGAACGCGCCCACGGCGGTCATATCGCTATAAAAGTCTGGGGCCTTGCCGTTGGAgccgagggagagagagatgaCATCGACACCGTCCGCGATCGCCTCATCAAACGCGGCCAGGATGTCAGAGCTCGCGCACCCTTTCCAGCACACTTTATAGACGGCAATGCGCGCGCCCGGCGCCATGCCGACGGCCTTTCCTCTGGCGTAATCGTAGAAGGCTGCATCGGCAACAGCAGAGCcgccggcggtggaggaggtgtGGGTGCCATGGCCGTTGGTGTCGAGCGGCGACTCAGAGTCCTCACCGAACGCACTGCCGCGCGCAGCTTTCTGCCCTTTGTGGAAGAACTTGGCGCCGACGAGTTTGTTGTTACATAGCGCGGAGCCGTTGAACGACGGTCCCGAGACGCACCCGCCGCGGAACTTGCCGGGCGGCAACGGCGGCAGCGACGCGTCGGCAGCGAAGGACGCGCGGCCTTCCGGGTACACGCCGGTGTCGAGGACCCCGATGACGACGTCGCTGGCGCCGTTGGACGCCGGGAGCAGCCTGGAGGACGGCGAGAGGCCGAGGAAGGACGGCGTGAGGGTGGTGTGCAGCTCCTGCATCACGTCGGGCACGACGGCGAGCACGGAGCCCGAGGACGCGAGGCGCGCGGCCTGGCGCCCCGTGAGCCGCGCCGCGAAGCCCGTGGCGGCGTGCGAGTAGGAGTAGAGCACCCTCGGCGCCGGGCTGGAGAGCTCGACGGGGAATTGGTCGCGCAAGAACG
Above is a window of Triticum aestivum cultivar Chinese Spring chromosome 6B, IWGSC CS RefSeq v2.1, whole genome shotgun sequence DNA encoding:
- the LOC123134696 gene encoding subtilisin-like protease SBT1.4; the encoded protein is MELSLTPLAALCVLLAFAVVAAPVAATEVEVEIRTAEVQSSYIVHVAAGHAPRLPRRGLLTTRAYGSFLRDQFPVELSSPAPRVLYSYSHAATGFAARLTGRQAARLASSGSVLAVVPDVMQELHTTLTPSFLGLSPSSRLLPASNGASDVVIGVLDTGVYPEGRASFAADASLPPLPPGKFRGGCVSGPSFNGSALCNNKLVGAKFFHKGQKAARGSAFGEDSESPLDTNGHGTHTSSTAGGSAVADAAFYDYARGKAVGMAPGARIAVYKVCWKGCASSDILAAFDEAIADGVDVISLSLGSNGKAPDFYSDMTAVGAFHAVSKGIVVSASAGNSGPKESTAVNVAPWFLTVGASTLNRQFPADVVLGNGETYTGTSLYAGEPLGATKIPLVHAGEVGSKICEAGKLNATMVAGKIVFCDPGVYARAAKEQAVKLAGGAGAIFGSPEAYGEQAMTSAYVHPATAVTFAAAEKIKKYISAQTSPTATIVFRGTVVGPTPPSPRMASFSSRGPNTRAAEIFKPDVTAPGVDILAAWTGANSPSELASDTRRVKYNIISGTSMSCPHVSGIAALLRQARPEWSPAMIKSALMTTAYNIDSAGGVIGDMSTGKASTPFARGAGHVDPNRAVDPGLVYDAGTEDYITFLCALGYTDKQIAVFGSSTNCSTRAGSSVGDHNYPAFSVVFTANKLAVVRQRRVVRNVGGDARATYRAKVTAPDGVLVTVSPRTLRFTATQKTQEYVITFAQRIFRSVKGNHTFGSIEWSDRKHTVTSPIAITWPASKVADM